One part of the Nostoc sp. PCC 7120 = FACHB-418 genome encodes these proteins:
- a CDS encoding YqeG family HAD IIIA-type phosphatase, which yields MTHIKTWLSKLHYSTFIEQPDKLPKQILTLAEVKIDWLKNAGIRGVILDLDNTIISEDDRYLAPWAEDWIAEAKLAGLKLFILSNGKRRYRVKYWSHRLDINAISPAKKPFPSAFRKAMTQMRLSSKNVLVIGDSLHTDVMGAKFSGCRCIQVASLPHPLRWWEKLAGKWVQIPYPKGKELWDFEGAFGYKIFL from the coding sequence GTGACGCATATCAAAACTTGGTTGAGTAAACTGCATTACTCAACCTTTATAGAGCAGCCTGATAAATTACCAAAACAAATCCTTACTTTAGCTGAAGTTAAAATTGACTGGCTCAAAAATGCGGGGATTCGGGGCGTTATCCTTGACCTAGACAACACCATTATTTCAGAAGACGATCGCTACCTTGCTCCTTGGGCAGAAGATTGGATAGCCGAAGCCAAGTTAGCAGGCTTAAAACTTTTTATCCTCTCAAATGGGAAACGTCGCTACCGCGTTAAATATTGGTCACATCGCCTCGATATTAACGCCATCAGTCCAGCCAAAAAACCTTTTCCCTCAGCATTTCGCAAAGCTATGACTCAGATGCGCTTGTCATCAAAAAATGTCTTAGTTATTGGTGATAGTTTACATACAGATGTTATGGGAGCAAAGTTTTCTGGATGCCGTTGCATTCAAGTTGCCAGTTTACCCCATCCATTGCGCTGGTGGGAAAAGCTAGCTGGCAAATGGGTACAGATACCTTATCCAAAGGGTAAAGAATTATGGGACTTTGAAGGAGCGTTTGGTTATAAAATCTTTTTGTAA
- a CDS encoding DMT family transporter, whose amino-acid sequence MNNPIIFALLILTTVGLNTLAQTLLKLGAGQNPLNFYLVGGICCYGLSTIFYVLVLGKLNLSIAYPLVIGLTIVLTTIAGAVVLREKVLVSQWIGIGLLLSGISAIALSKPS is encoded by the coding sequence ATGAATAATCCAATTATCTTTGCTTTATTAATTTTAACTACAGTAGGCTTAAATACACTAGCGCAAACTCTATTGAAACTAGGCGCGGGACAGAACCCTTTAAACTTTTATTTAGTAGGCGGAATTTGTTGCTACGGCTTAAGCACAATTTTTTATGTCTTAGTTTTAGGGAAACTAAACTTATCCATAGCCTACCCATTAGTAATCGGATTAACTATTGTTCTAACTACAATAGCTGGGGCTGTAGTTTTGCGAGAAAAAGTTTTAGTTTCCCAATGGATAGGCATAGGTTTGCTGTTGAGTGGAATTAGTGCGATCGCTTTATCTAAACCCTCTTAG
- a CDS encoding NAD-dependent epimerase/dehydratase family protein, with amino-acid sequence MAKIIVTGAAGFIASHLVETLLKQGEEVIGIDEVNDYYDPLLKRKNIAHLQSFPNFTFIEGDIQFLDWPSLLQDVTVVYHQAAQAGVRASWGNGFRAYTERNINATQVLLEAAKDAQQLTRLVFASTSSVYGDAETLPTHEGIPPQPVSPYGITKLAAERLCGLYHKNFGVPFVALRYFTVYGPRQRPDMAFHKFFKSVLQDEAIPVYGDGQQTRDFTFVSDAVAANLAAASVPAAVGEIFNIGGGSRVVLAEVLDTMEQIVGQPIKRNHIEKAMGDARHTAADVSKARKILGYEPKVSLREGLSLEWQWVKALYT; translated from the coding sequence ATGGCGAAAATTATAGTTACTGGAGCAGCAGGATTTATTGCTTCTCACCTGGTAGAAACCCTACTCAAACAAGGTGAAGAGGTAATCGGGATTGATGAAGTGAATGATTACTACGATCCCTTATTAAAACGTAAAAATATTGCCCATTTACAATCGTTTCCTAACTTCACCTTCATTGAGGGAGATATTCAGTTTCTAGATTGGCCGTCCCTACTCCAAGATGTGACTGTGGTCTACCATCAGGCGGCGCAGGCGGGAGTTAGGGCAAGTTGGGGTAATGGTTTCCGTGCTTATACTGAGCGCAATATTAATGCTACACAAGTTTTGTTGGAAGCAGCTAAGGATGCTCAACAATTAACTAGGTTAGTCTTTGCATCTACTTCTAGTGTGTATGGGGATGCGGAAACCTTACCTACTCACGAAGGGATTCCGCCTCAACCGGTTTCTCCTTATGGCATTACTAAGTTAGCTGCCGAGCGTTTGTGTGGGCTATATCACAAAAATTTCGGTGTACCGTTTGTGGCTCTACGTTACTTTACTGTATATGGCCCTAGACAGCGCCCTGATATGGCTTTCCATAAGTTTTTTAAATCTGTTTTACAGGATGAGGCGATTCCTGTTTACGGAGATGGACAGCAAACTCGTGACTTTACTTTTGTGAGTGATGCTGTAGCGGCAAATTTAGCGGCTGCTAGTGTACCGGCTGCTGTAGGAGAAATTTTTAATATTGGTGGTGGTAGTAGGGTGGTTTTGGCTGAGGTCTTAGACACGATGGAACAAATCGTTGGTCAGCCAATTAAGAGAAATCACATAGAAAAGGCAATGGGTGATGCACGTCACACGGCTGCTGATGTGTCGAAGGCACGGAAAATTTTAGGATATGAGCCAAAGGTTTCTTTGAGGGAGGGTTTGAGCTTAGAATGGCAGTGGGTGAAGGCTTTGTACACCTAG
- the purD gene encoding phosphoribosylamine--glycine ligase: MKVLVVGNGGREHALAWKLLQSPQIEQVACVPGNGGTATLARCQNVSLAVDDFEGISQYALNQGFSLVVVGPEVPLAKGITDYLQEKGLMVFGPSRAGAQIEASKAWAKALMQEAGIPTAKAAVFTEAAAAKSYIQAQGAPIVVKADGLAAGKGVTVATTIEQAQSAIDAIFQGQFGSAGEFVVIEECLTGQEVSVLALTDGLTIRPLLPAQDHKRIGEGDTGENTGGMGAYAPAPIATPELMALVQTEVLERAIATLQSKGIDYRGVLYAGLMITPNGDFKVLEFNCRFGDPETQVILPLLATPLEELILACVQQRLGELPPIAWQGGASATVVAASGGYPGDYEKGQVITGIPQAEATGATVFHAGTKLNAQQQIVTDGGRVLNVTGIGENFQQALAQAYTGIKAIDFSGIYYRRDIGYRVNS; the protein is encoded by the coding sequence GTGAAAGTTTTAGTTGTCGGTAACGGGGGACGTGAACACGCTCTAGCGTGGAAACTATTGCAATCGCCACAAATTGAGCAAGTCGCCTGTGTGCCAGGAAATGGGGGGACGGCAACTTTGGCACGTTGCCAAAATGTATCTTTAGCCGTGGATGATTTTGAGGGAATTAGTCAATATGCCTTGAATCAGGGTTTTTCTTTGGTGGTAGTCGGGCCGGAAGTACCCTTGGCAAAAGGAATTACTGACTATCTACAAGAAAAAGGGTTGATGGTGTTTGGGCCAAGCCGAGCCGGAGCGCAAATTGAAGCGAGTAAGGCTTGGGCAAAAGCTCTGATGCAGGAAGCTGGGATTCCTACCGCCAAGGCTGCGGTATTTACAGAGGCAGCAGCAGCCAAGTCATATATTCAGGCACAGGGAGCGCCTATAGTCGTCAAGGCGGATGGTTTAGCGGCTGGCAAGGGTGTCACCGTGGCAACGACAATTGAACAGGCACAGAGTGCCATTGATGCCATATTTCAAGGGCAGTTTGGTAGTGCGGGTGAGTTTGTTGTCATTGAAGAATGTTTGACTGGGCAAGAAGTTTCTGTATTGGCTTTGACGGATGGATTGACAATTCGTCCCTTGTTACCCGCCCAAGACCATAAGCGAATTGGGGAAGGGGATACAGGGGAAAATACAGGCGGGATGGGAGCTTATGCACCAGCACCAATCGCCACACCAGAGTTAATGGCACTGGTGCAAACCGAAGTTTTAGAAAGAGCGATCGCCACCTTACAATCTAAAGGCATCGATTATCGTGGTGTACTCTACGCCGGGTTGATGATTACACCCAATGGCGATTTTAAGGTCTTAGAATTTAACTGCCGCTTTGGCGACCCAGAAACGCAAGTCATCCTCCCCTTATTAGCCACCCCCCTAGAAGAATTGATTCTAGCTTGTGTACAGCAGCGTTTAGGTGAGCTACCACCCATTGCTTGGCAAGGGGGAGCATCCGCCACCGTAGTGGCAGCTTCCGGCGGCTATCCTGGGGATTATGAAAAAGGCCAAGTCATTACCGGCATTCCTCAAGCAGAAGCCACAGGTGCAACAGTATTTCATGCAGGCACAAAGTTGAACGCGCAACAACAGATAGTTACAGATGGCGGCAGAGTCCTAAATGTTACAGGAATCGGAGAAAATTTCCAACAAGCCCTCGCGCAAGCGTACACTGGAATTAAAGCCATAGACTTTTCGGGCATATATTACCGGAGAGATATTGGTTATAGAGTCAATAGTTGA
- the nblS gene encoding two-component system sensor histidine kinase NblS gives MLALLKTIREAIANWWSEFTLQTKLLAAATLVVSLVMSGLTFWAVNTIQQDAQVNDTRFGRDLGLLLAANVAPLVADHNLTEVAQFSQRFYSSTSSVRYMLYADETGKIFFGIPFWEPEVENSLSIERRIQLPEEYPGDGEKPMVRQHMSPDGIVTDVFIPLIVDKKYLGVLAIGINPNQTAVISTNFTRDVTIAVFITIWVMVILAGVVNALTITKPIKELLVGVKQIAAGNFKQRIDLPLGGELGELILNFNEMAERLERYEEQNIEELTAEKAKLETLVSTIADGAVLIDNNMQVILVNPTARHIFGWEGADDVVGSNVLHHLPPAVQMEITRPLYEMAAGECDSAEFRLTLNQPSNRTIRILLTTVLNLQRESIKGIAITVQDITREVELNEAKSQFISNVSHELRTPLFNIKSFIETLHDYGEDLSLEERQEFLQTVNHETDRLTRLVNDVLDLSKLESGRSYSFDGVDLAQAIEQTLRTYQLNARDKGIELIQDVAPGLPLVLGNYDLLLQVLANLVGNALKFTSSGGKIAIRTYVLNTKSNSPNQPAQVRIEVSDTGIGIAQEDQQAIFDRFFRVENRVHTLEGTGLGLSIVRNIVERHRSRVNLVSEVGVGTTFWFDLILFEDEAPKKMVESGEEKAAMPTS, from the coding sequence ATGCTGGCGCTGTTAAAAACAATTCGAGAAGCGATCGCCAATTGGTGGTCAGAGTTCACACTCCAGACTAAACTGTTAGCCGCAGCCACTTTGGTGGTTTCCTTGGTGATGAGTGGTCTCACCTTTTGGGCGGTAAACACAATTCAGCAAGATGCCCAAGTGAATGACACCCGTTTTGGGCGGGATTTGGGTCTACTTCTGGCTGCTAACGTTGCACCCCTGGTTGCTGACCATAATCTGACTGAAGTTGCCCAATTTTCCCAACGCTTCTACAGCAGCACTTCTAGTGTGCGCTATATGCTCTACGCTGATGAAACTGGGAAAATCTTTTTTGGCATTCCCTTTTGGGAACCAGAGGTAGAAAACTCCCTCTCCATTGAGCGCCGGATACAACTACCAGAAGAGTACCCTGGTGACGGCGAAAAGCCAATGGTACGGCAACACATGAGTCCAGATGGAATTGTGACTGATGTGTTCATTCCCCTAATTGTCGATAAAAAATACTTGGGTGTGTTGGCTATTGGCATCAACCCCAACCAAACAGCCGTTATCTCCACCAATTTCACCCGTGATGTTACCATTGCGGTTTTTATTACGATTTGGGTCATGGTGATTTTGGCAGGGGTGGTTAATGCTTTGACTATCACTAAGCCCATTAAAGAATTATTGGTGGGGGTAAAACAAATCGCGGCTGGTAATTTTAAGCAGCGTATTGATTTGCCCTTGGGAGGCGAACTAGGAGAGTTAATTCTCAATTTTAATGAAATGGCAGAGCGCCTAGAGCGCTATGAAGAGCAGAATATTGAGGAACTAACAGCCGAGAAAGCCAAGCTAGAAACCTTAGTTTCCACTATTGCCGACGGTGCTGTGTTGATTGACAACAATATGCAGGTGATTTTAGTCAACCCCACAGCCAGACACATTTTTGGCTGGGAAGGTGCTGATGATGTGGTGGGTAGTAATGTGTTGCATCACCTACCCCCGGCGGTACAAATGGAAATCACCAGACCACTATACGAAATGGCAGCCGGTGAATGTGATAGCGCTGAATTTCGCCTCACCCTCAACCAACCCAGCAACCGCACAATTCGCATTCTTTTGACTACAGTCCTCAATCTGCAACGGGAAAGCATCAAAGGTATTGCCATCACGGTGCAGGATATTACCCGTGAGGTGGAACTAAATGAAGCCAAAAGCCAATTTATCAGCAACGTTTCCCACGAACTGCGAACGCCTTTATTTAATATCAAATCTTTTATTGAAACCCTCCATGACTACGGCGAAGACTTGAGTTTAGAAGAACGCCAAGAGTTTCTGCAAACAGTTAATCATGAAACCGATCGCCTAACTCGTCTTGTTAATGATGTTTTAGATTTATCTAAGTTGGAATCTGGTCGTAGCTACAGTTTCGATGGTGTAGATTTAGCCCAGGCCATTGAACAAACACTACGTACCTATCAACTCAATGCTAGAGACAAAGGTATCGAACTCATCCAAGATGTTGCTCCTGGCTTGCCACTAGTCTTAGGGAATTACGATTTACTATTACAAGTCTTAGCTAATTTGGTCGGAAATGCCCTCAAATTCACTTCCTCCGGTGGCAAAATAGCCATTCGTACCTATGTATTAAACACTAAATCCAATTCCCCCAATCAGCCTGCCCAAGTGCGTATCGAAGTTTCTGACACCGGCATCGGTATTGCCCAGGAAGACCAACAGGCGATTTTTGACCGATTCTTCCGGGTAGAAAACAGAGTCCACACTTTAGAAGGCACAGGTTTAGGGTTGTCGATTGTGAGAAATATTGTGGAACGACACCGCAGTAGAGTAAATCTAGTTAGTGAAGTGGGAGTGGGTACTACTTTTTGGTTTGACTTAATTTTGTTTGAGGACGAAGCACCAAAAAAGATGGTTGAATCTGGTGAGGAGAAGGCAGCAATGCCGACTAGTTAG
- the folB gene encoding dihydroneopterin aldolase yields MDCIHLTEIRCYGYTGYLPEEQVLGQWFEVDVKLWLDLSAAAKSDEITDTLDYRSVISLVKDLVKNSKFALIERLAGAIADSIIQQCHQVTQVQVKLTKPAAPIPDFGGKISIDVTKSRTM; encoded by the coding sequence ATGGACTGCATTCACTTAACGGAGATTCGCTGCTATGGCTACACCGGCTATTTGCCAGAGGAACAGGTGTTAGGACAGTGGTTTGAGGTGGATGTCAAGTTATGGTTAGATTTATCCGCAGCTGCTAAGAGTGACGAGATCACAGACACGTTAGATTATCGTAGCGTCATTAGCTTAGTCAAAGACTTAGTGAAAAATTCTAAGTTTGCTTTGATAGAAAGATTAGCTGGTGCGATCGCTGATTCTATTATTCAGCAATGCCATCAAGTTACACAAGTCCAAGTTAAACTCACTAAACCCGCCGCACCCATTCCCGATTTTGGCGGCAAAATCAGCATTGATGTAACGAAAAGTAGGACTATGTGA
- a CDS encoding SufE family protein, translating into MSSSLDSLPPALAKIVQRFQRATDPKRRYEQLIWYAQKLPEFPETDKLPENKVPGCVSQVYVTAHLNNGQVAYEGDSDSQLTKGLLAFLIEGLNGLTPTEIVQLTPDFIQATGLNVSLTPSRANGFYNIFKTMQKKALECKLEP; encoded by the coding sequence ATGTCCTCTAGTTTAGATTCTTTACCACCTGCACTTGCTAAAATTGTCCAGCGCTTTCAACGTGCTACCGACCCGAAGCGCCGTTATGAACAATTGATTTGGTATGCTCAAAAGCTGCCGGAGTTCCCAGAAACTGATAAACTCCCGGAAAATAAAGTTCCTGGTTGCGTCTCACAAGTTTACGTGACCGCACACTTAAATAATGGTCAGGTTGCCTATGAGGGAGACTCTGATTCTCAATTAACTAAGGGCTTACTTGCGTTTCTCATTGAAGGGCTAAATGGCCTGACTCCCACAGAAATTGTCCAACTAACTCCAGATTTCATCCAAGCCACTGGTTTAAATGTCAGCTTGACACCTTCCCGCGCCAACGGATTTTACAACATATTTAAAACCATGCAAAAAAAGGCGCTGGAATGTAAGTTAGAACCATAG
- a CDS encoding alpha/beta fold hydrolase, with protein MSTNLLSTSDPTGFGGVVHEFLWQWEGQPLRVVYETLGQGSPLLLLPAFSSVSTRLEMGEMARLLAPHFQVVAVDWPGFGESSRPSLDYRPEIYQRFLEDFVQAVFSTPITVLAAGHAASYVLLLAQKQPDAFSKIVLVAPTWRGPLPTMGASSQVAGIVRGLVRSPIVGQILYKLNTTPSFLNFMYRRHVFTDADRLTPAFIEKKWQTTQKPGARFASAAFVTGNIDAVHNQSDFLALVQSLSIPLMVVIGASSPPKSREEMDAVAAIPGVQSVVVPGSLGLHEEYPAAIFAAIEDFLF; from the coding sequence ATGTCTACCAATTTGTTGTCCACCTCTGATCCTACTGGGTTTGGTGGAGTAGTTCATGAATTTCTCTGGCAGTGGGAAGGTCAACCATTACGAGTGGTGTATGAAACCCTTGGTCAAGGTTCACCACTTTTACTATTACCAGCTTTTAGCAGTGTATCTACCCGCTTGGAAATGGGTGAAATGGCTAGGCTACTAGCTCCCCATTTCCAAGTAGTCGCAGTGGACTGGCCAGGATTTGGCGAATCTTCTCGCCCCAGCTTAGATTACCGACCAGAAATTTATCAGCGATTTTTAGAAGATTTTGTTCAGGCTGTTTTTTCTACCCCAATTACTGTGTTAGCGGCTGGTCATGCGGCTAGTTATGTGTTGCTACTAGCACAAAAACAGCCAGATGCTTTCTCAAAGATTGTTTTAGTCGCACCCACATGGCGCGGCCCCTTGCCAACGATGGGGGCAAGTTCACAGGTAGCTGGTATAGTGAGGGGATTAGTGCGATCGCCTATTGTTGGACAAATCCTCTACAAACTTAACACTACACCCTCATTCTTAAATTTCATGTACCGCCGTCATGTTTTCACAGACGCGGATAGACTCACACCTGCTTTCATCGAGAAAAAGTGGCAAACAACTCAAAAACCAGGAGCCAGATTTGCTTCTGCGGCTTTTGTCACAGGCAATATTGACGCTGTACACAATCAAAGTGATTTCCTCGCATTAGTACAGTCATTATCTATACCCCTCATGGTAGTTATTGGTGCATCAAGTCCACCCAAATCACGAGAAGAAATGGACGCTGTAGCCGCAATCCCTGGAGTACAAAGCGTAGTAGTTCCAGGTTCCTTAGGACTGCATGAGGAATACCCAGCAGCTATTTTCGCCGCTATTGAGGATTTTTTATTTTAA
- a CDS encoding all3515 family Zur-repressed PEP-CTERM protein has product MASYSIQLGQASTSVLASLLVAAPLALSSNIAPAQAHGNHTHADETEFYIGLDGLRVLASGTYAGLDNPNYNRLTFLYAHREEDFTTNHFHGIGAYSYSGPLGSPSINPTNINNRIPETYTGQIPLQLLPGKGAFAGRLVSTATGAEYSNIKIETVETLASATDADDQYLFNSSGGRWQSSLGGATIGLQLISISSGLNVADEAGVNLFNSVGDIYTIGTGDNFTFRPKFWTDAAAALGKYSATFKLVDVSTDSSTPLLESGTFSFDFSVEQVPEPSTTISLGLLGLLALSFSRLKKRTVKSLN; this is encoded by the coding sequence ATGGCTTCATACAGCATTCAACTGGGGCAAGCATCTACTTCAGTCTTAGCGAGCTTGTTGGTGGCAGCACCACTAGCTCTATCCAGCAATATTGCACCAGCGCAAGCTCATGGTAATCACACCCATGCTGATGAAACTGAGTTTTATATTGGGTTAGATGGTTTAAGAGTTCTGGCTAGTGGTACGTATGCGGGATTAGACAACCCTAATTACAATCGCCTAACATTTTTATACGCACATCGGGAAGAAGATTTTACTACTAATCACTTTCACGGTATTGGAGCTTACAGCTATTCAGGGCCTTTAGGTAGTCCAAGTATTAACCCGACAAATATAAATAATAGAATCCCTGAAACCTATACAGGACAAATACCTCTGCAATTATTGCCAGGTAAAGGAGCGTTTGCTGGTCGCTTGGTGAGTACTGCGACAGGGGCAGAATATAGCAATATCAAAATTGAAACTGTAGAAACTTTAGCCTCAGCTACAGATGCAGACGACCAGTATTTATTTAATAGTTCTGGCGGTCGTTGGCAATCATCTTTAGGAGGTGCAACAATTGGTCTACAGTTGATTTCAATTAGTAGTGGATTAAATGTTGCTGACGAAGCAGGTGTAAATCTTTTCAATTCCGTCGGTGATATTTATACCATCGGTACTGGTGATAATTTCACTTTCAGACCCAAGTTTTGGACTGATGCAGCCGCAGCACTAGGGAAATACTCGGCAACATTCAAACTTGTGGATGTCAGTACAGATAGTAGTACTCCCTTGCTGGAGTCTGGTACATTTAGTTTCGATTTCAGCGTTGAGCAAGTGCCTGAACCTTCAACAACTATTAGCTTAGGTCTATTAGGATTATTGGCGCTTTCTTTCTCTCGATTGAAGAAGCGGACGGTAAAAAGTTTGAATTAA
- a CDS encoding GNAT family N-acetyltransferase yields the protein MCKIHTTEAITCLLEYLFKNQNLHRVRANCDPENIASIKLLERVGMRLEGHFIKSLWFKNNWVDELWFAILDDEWN from the coding sequence ATATGCAAAATTCATACCACCGAAGCCATAACTTGTTTACTGGAATATTTATTTAAAAATCAAAATCTGCACCGAGTCCGTGCCAACTGCGACCCAGAAAACATAGCATCTATCAAATTATTGGAACGGGTTGGTATGCGTCTGGAAGGTCACTTTATTAAGAGTTTATGGTTCAAAAATAATTGGGTAGACGAGTTATGGTTTGCGATTCTCGATGATGAATGGAACTAA
- a CDS encoding tetratricopeptide repeat protein has protein sequence MSVNDTGHSDNYTWNRQVYHRLKLALSLGLRRQLFLAVCDDLHLRNQVAARLHSTLAYPVGQVLYQSLDGKEASTSAYPRLVTLRLNLNEPNPIAQINQWLANYPPPIVGASKDNPGKPLPIPTFQLVGVEQLTKQTVASQRLFLHYLRLSEQFFAAQESSRFLESSVLLWVSRPWLSAIQQSAPQFWRWRTGVFVFAGEPTPTTQNSGHPERFSNSRSVKLGNLEQSALDELSMEGEVRSPSTTEFNFGDEVSLPTEILGNHPQPKEETPPLISELPPTQQKPQELTVRSSAANSSSLLSLSHVSQELTDLVLATINTKISSEAEDDWQPQELLLEIEELHSQSASGEILAAAYHQLGNLYRLRIEQGQSTLEDLMVAIIAYQESISYDENSPQLPDILNDLGTLYWMLYRTPPNLEEGQTYIEQGIEFYELALKIISPETHPDTYARVHNNLGTAYGDLARFASPAENWQQAVVSYSKALLHRTVESDPLKYAACQNNLGTAYWHLAQYNQPVVHLKKAIASYKQSLAHYNPQDEPLKYGMIQNNVGTAYWNLAQYEQPGENLQLAIDVYSEALKYRTAAMVPNACAATQNNLGTAYWHLANLPQTTKDVRQKLLILCINAYEEAIALAHSLSNVSLSFDLFATHNNLGLAHYQLVTDNYFSGDKGRRSHHLEAALDNHLQALNGLSKQPEAYQATFAYVVKTVRAFHNELGIQGQNLALSKVPGHLLPEILPKL, from the coding sequence ATGAGCGTGAATGATACTGGACACTCAGATAATTATACTTGGAATAGGCAAGTCTATCACCGTCTAAAACTTGCTCTCAGCCTTGGTTTGCGACGACAACTTTTTTTGGCTGTCTGTGACGATTTACACCTAAGAAATCAAGTAGCTGCTCGCCTGCACTCTACTTTGGCTTATCCTGTTGGCCAGGTGCTATATCAGTCATTGGACGGAAAGGAAGCTAGTACATCGGCTTATCCGAGACTAGTTACTTTGCGGTTGAATTTAAATGAACCGAATCCTATTGCTCAAATTAATCAGTGGTTGGCTAATTATCCACCACCAATCGTAGGCGCATCTAAAGATAACCCTGGAAAACCTTTACCTATACCCACATTTCAGCTTGTAGGTGTGGAACAACTCACCAAACAAACGGTAGCTAGTCAGCGTTTATTTCTGCACTATCTACGCTTGAGTGAACAGTTTTTTGCTGCTCAAGAATCCAGCCGATTTCTTGAATCTAGTGTATTGTTATGGGTGTCGCGTCCCTGGTTATCAGCTATTCAGCAATCAGCACCGCAGTTTTGGCGTTGGCGAACTGGTGTGTTTGTATTCGCTGGTGAACCTACCCCAACAACTCAAAATTCAGGTCATCCAGAACGTTTTTCTAATTCTAGAAGTGTGAAATTAGGCAATCTTGAACAGTCTGCCCTAGACGAATTAAGTATGGAAGGTGAGGTCAGAAGCCCATCCACCACAGAGTTTAACTTTGGGGATGAAGTAAGCTTACCCACGGAAATACTAGGGAATCATCCACAACCAAAAGAAGAAACCCCCCCCTTAATTTCGGAATTACCTCCAACTCAACAAAAGCCACAGGAACTTACAGTTAGGTCTAGTGCGGCTAACAGTTCATCGCTTTTGTCTTTGTCTCATGTCAGCCAGGAATTAACGGACTTGGTGCTGGCAACAATTAATACAAAAATATCATCAGAAGCAGAGGATGATTGGCAACCACAGGAACTGCTTTTGGAGATTGAGGAATTACACTCACAATCCGCTAGTGGAGAGATACTGGCGGCGGCGTATCATCAGTTAGGAAATTTGTATCGTCTGCGGATTGAGCAGGGACAGTCAACTTTAGAAGACTTGATGGTAGCAATTATTGCTTATCAAGAGTCTATTAGCTATGACGAAAATTCTCCACAACTGCCCGATATTTTAAATGACCTGGGTACTCTCTATTGGATGCTTTATCGCACACCACCCAATTTAGAGGAGGGGCAAACTTATATTGAGCAGGGAATCGAATTTTATGAGTTAGCGTTAAAAATAATTTCTCCAGAAACACATCCTGATACTTATGCACGAGTGCATAATAATTTAGGGACAGCCTATGGTGATTTGGCGCGGTTTGCCAGTCCGGCGGAGAATTGGCAACAGGCGGTTGTATCTTACAGCAAAGCTTTACTCCACCGGACTGTGGAATCAGATCCTTTAAAGTATGCAGCTTGTCAGAATAATTTAGGTACTGCTTATTGGCATTTAGCTCAGTATAATCAGCCGGTGGTGCATTTGAAAAAGGCGATCGCCTCCTACAAACAATCACTAGCTCACTACAACCCCCAAGATGAACCCCTCAAATATGGGATGATTCAAAATAACGTCGGTACTGCCTACTGGAATTTGGCGCAGTACGAACAACCAGGAGAAAATCTCCAGTTAGCCATTGATGTCTACAGCGAAGCCTTAAAATATCGCACGGCGGCGATGGTTCCTAATGCTTGTGCCGCAACTCAAAATAATTTAGGTACGGCTTATTGGCATTTGGCTAATTTACCGCAAACTACTAAAGATGTTAGGCAGAAGTTACTGATTTTATGTATTAATGCTTATGAAGAGGCGATCGCTCTCGCCCATTCCTTGAGTAATGTATCTTTAAGCTTTGATTTATTTGCTACCCATAATAACTTGGGACTCGCCCATTATCAGTTAGTTACTGATAATTATTTTAGTGGAGATAAAGGCAGGCGATCGCATCACTTAGAAGCAGCTTTAGATAATCATTTACAAGCCTTAAATGGTTTAAGTAAGCAACCAGAGGCTTATCAAGCAACTTTTGCTTATGTAGTCAAAACCGTTCGGGCTTTTCACAATGAATTAGGTATTCAAGGGCAAAATCTGGCTTTATCTAAAGTTCCTGGTCATTTGTTGCCGGAGATTTTACCCAAGTTATAG
- the psb34 gene encoding photosystem II assembly protein Psb34: protein MPYTNEEGGLLNNFAREPKVYQAEPPTAGQKRNYVILGVAATILVGGLIFVAFSVSSVS from the coding sequence ATGCCCTATACAAACGAAGAAGGCGGACTTCTAAATAATTTTGCCAGGGAGCCAAAAGTTTATCAAGCAGAACCTCCCACAGCAGGGCAAAAGCGTAATTACGTTATTTTAGGAGTTGCCGCCACAATTTTGGTTGGCGGTTTAATTTTCGTCGCCTTCTCTGTTTCTAGCGTCAGTTGA